A window of the Bos indicus x Bos taurus breed Angus x Brahman F1 hybrid chromosome X, Bos_hybrid_MaternalHap_v2.0, whole genome shotgun sequence genome harbors these coding sequences:
- the GPR174 gene encoding probable G-protein coupled receptor 174, whose product MTANDTCAEINRDNTDSRYFIYAVTYTVILVPGLIGNILALWVFYGYMKETKRAVIFMINLAIADLLQVLSLPLRIFYYLNHDWPFGSGLCMFCFYLKYVNMYASIYFLVCISVRRFWFLLYPFRFHDCKQKYDLYISISGWLIICLACLLFPLLRSNDDTPSHRTKCFVDLPTRNVNLAQSVVMMTIGELIGFITPLLIVLFCTWKTVLSLQDKYPVAQDLGEKKKALKMILICAGVFLICFAPYHFSFPLDFLVKSNEIKSCLARRVILIFHSVALCLASLNSCLDPIIYYFTTDEFRRRLSRQELHDNIKLHAKSLVSNHTTSIVSTELC is encoded by the coding sequence ATGACTGCTAATGACACGTGTGCTGAGATCAATAGAGACAACACAGATTCCCGATACTTCATCTATGCTGTGACATACACTGTCATTCTTGTGCCAGGTCTCATAGGGAACATATTAGCCTTGTGGGTATTTTATGGCTATATGAAAGAAACCAAACGGGCTGTGATATTTATGATAAACCTGGCCATTGCTGACTTACTACAAGTCCTCTCCTTGCCCCTGAGGATCTTTTACTATTTGAATCATGACTGGCCATTCGGGTCTGGCCTCTGCATGTTTTGTTTCTATCTGAAGTATGTCAACATGTATGCAAGCATCTACTTCTTAGTCTGCATCAGTGTGCGGAGATTTTGGTTTCTCCTGTACCCCTTTCGCTTCCATGACTGTAAACAGAAGTATGACCTATACATCAGCATTTCTGGCTGGTTGATAATCTGCCTTGCTTGTCTGCTATTTCCTCTCCTCAGAAGCAATGATGACACCCCTAGCCACAGAACCAAATGCTTTGTGGATCTTCCTACCAGGAATGTCAATCTAGCTCAGTCTGTTGTCATGATGACCATTGGCGAGTTGATTGGGTTTATCACTCCTCTTCTGATTGTCCTGTTTTGCACCTGGAAAACAGTTTTATCACTGCAAGATAAATATCCTGTTGCACAAGACcttggagagaaaaagaaagccttGAAGATGATTCTAATATGTGCaggagttttcctaatttgctttGCACCTTATCACTTCAGTTTTCCTTTAGATTTCCTGGTCAAgtccaatgaaattaaaagctgcctAGCCAGAAGGGTGATTCTAATATTTCATTCTGTTGCCTTGTGTCTTGCTAGTCTGAATTCCTGCCTTGACCCAATCATATACTACTTTACCACTGATGAGTTCAGAAGACGGCTTTCAAGACAAGAGTTGCATGATAACATAAAACTCCATGCAAAATCACTTGTGAGCAACCACACCACATCAATCGTGTCAACTGAattatgttaa